The segment GCCTAACCGCCGAGGGCTCTACACTCTTCCACGGCCTCGTGCCTACTCGACCTTTCCATTTCATCTGTTTCGAGACGGTCGTTCGAAGTCGGAAGCTCTAACGTTATTGGTCCTACCGCACTTTCATCCGCTGGTCAACCGGGCGGAATCGCATTGACGTCGGACATTGGTGAATCGCCCGAGTACATTGGAAACCGCGAATACGTTGCGGGCGATTCGGCTCGTCGGATCGACTATCGTTCATGGGCTCGGTTAGGGCGTCCAATCGTTCGCGAATATCAAGAAGAGTACTATTGCCGTGTCGCATTGGTGCTCGACACCTTCGTAGACGCACGCTCCAAGAGAAGGTTTGCCAACGCTAGTCGGGACGTTGACTGCGAGTTTGAAGCTGCGGTCAGTCTATCGGCTTCGATCGCCGATGCGCTGTCGCGAGGCGAGTACTTGCTTGACCTTTTCGCGGCTGGCCCTGAACTGTACGTCTTTCGTGCTGGGCGACATACAGCTCACCTCGAAAACGTTTTGGAGATTTTGGCTTGTGTCGATGCTTGCCCGAAAAACCCTTTCGAAAAGGTATCGCCAGCGATCTCGGAGGAGCTCAACAACATTTCAACGGTCATAGGCGTTTTTCTCGACTGGGATGCCTCGCGTGCTCAACTCGCTCGCACGGCCGCCGAGCGGGGATGTCGCGTTGTCATCTACGTCGTTCGAGATGGCGAGACGAGTGAACCGATCGAGTTTGACGAAGGCAGGGTGATTCAAATCCAAACCGATGCGATTCGCAGCGGAGGCATTGAATCGCTATGAATCCTCTCCATCTCAATCATGCCCGTATCATCGGTTTGGTACTCATCGCACTTCAAGTAGTGGCACTCGGTTTTTTTTTTAAGACACCGCTGTTTTGTGGTGGCATGTTGGCCGCCATCGGTTTTGCCGCATTCTCAAAAAAGCGATTTGCATCGCCGCAATCCGCTAAACGCTGGCCCATCATTTTCGTTGTACTCTTTGTTGTATCGCGTACGTTATTGCCGACATCGCTGTACGCGGGTCGGCAAAGCTTTCTGGTTCCCGATGCCTGCCTGATCGCGATGCACTTTGTCGTTTATCAGACGGCTCTATTCTTCGTTCGCTCCAAACGTGATCGACCACCAAATCACTTGCCCATCCTTGCGATAACGGCGATGATATTTACAGGCGATATCCAAGTCCAGACGAGTGAGCGTTTGTTCTTTCAGCTGCTCTCTATTTTGCTAGTAGTGCTTTCGATCGGATATTTTTTGGCCTGCCGCAACTCCAGTCCAACGACGGGGAATCCCATTGGCGGGTCAACGTTCACGAAACAGCGATGGTGGTTATTGGCAGGTGTGGCAATCGCTTGCTCGGCGATAGCGTGGGCCTCGGCCAGTAATCTGTACCGCTACGCTCGCGAAATCGAAGACACGATGAATCGGTTCATCCACCCATCACTCAAACCAGAATCCGTTGGCTTTTCGGGCCAGGGCAGACTGGGGAGCGTCGCGAGTCAAAAAGGTGAATCGGGAAAAAACGTCGC is part of the Novipirellula aureliae genome and harbors:
- a CDS encoding DUF58 domain-containing protein, encoding MTSDIGESPEYIGNREYVAGDSARRIDYRSWARLGRPIVREYQEEYYCRVALVLDTFVDARSKRRFANASRDVDCEFEAAVSLSASIADALSRGEYLLDLFAAGPELYVFRAGRHTAHLENVLEILACVDACPKNPFEKVSPAISEELNNISTVIGVFLDWDASRAQLARTAAERGCRVVIYVVRDGETSEPIEFDEGRVIQIQTDAIRSGGIESL